One genomic region from Deferribacterota bacterium encodes:
- a CDS encoding altronate dehydratase family protein, whose product MDAIKINKKDNVAVLLRDVKKGETILINNSQINVLEDIKSGYKIALDDIKSGKQIIKYGFPIGRAKADIRKGSHVHIHNIETNLGEILDYKYNPIKIEKGGKVINAPGKSFQGFRRDDGKAGVRNEIWIIPTVGCINRIAELLAKESSKRFIDIINIDGFYALTHPYGCSQIGEDLLSTQKILASLTNHPNAAGVLILGLGCENNHIEAFKKVLNDYNPDRVKFMTCQDVEDELEEGLLLIKELVNYASQFKREAIDVGELIVGLKCGGSDGFSGITANPIIGEFSDILIALGGSTILTEVPEMFGAETILMERAIDKHVFEKIVKLINNFKKYFIFHNQPIYENPSTGNIEGGISTLEEKSLGCTQKGGSSLVVDVLDYGDTLTKNGLNLLNAPGNDGVSTTALAAAGCHIILFSTGRGTPFGTIVPTFKISTNSVLYKRKKNWIDFDAGRLLSGETKKALADELFSLVIDVASGRLTKAEEIGFKEIVIFKKGVTV is encoded by the coding sequence ATGGATGCAATAAAAATTAATAAAAAAGACAACGTTGCAGTTTTATTAAGAGATGTGAAAAAGGGTGAGACAATATTAATCAATAATAGTCAAATAAATGTATTAGAGGATATAAAAAGTGGCTATAAAATTGCGTTAGATGATATAAAAAGTGGTAAGCAGATAATTAAGTATGGTTTTCCCATTGGCAGGGCAAAAGCAGATATTAGAAAGGGAAGCCATGTGCACATTCATAATATAGAAACAAATCTAGGTGAAATCTTAGATTATAAATACAATCCCATTAAAATTGAAAAAGGGGGAAAGGTTATAAATGCTCCCGGCAAATCATTCCAAGGCTTCAGACGTGACGATGGGAAAGCCGGTGTGCGCAATGAAATATGGATTATACCTACTGTTGGGTGCATAAATAGGATTGCAGAGCTTTTGGCTAAAGAATCCTCTAAAAGATTTATTGATATTATAAATATTGACGGCTTTTATGCTTTAACACATCCCTATGGGTGTTCACAGATTGGAGAAGATCTTTTATCGACCCAGAAAATTTTAGCCTCTCTAACAAATCATCCGAATGCGGCAGGAGTTTTAATTTTAGGTTTAGGGTGTGAAAATAATCATATTGAAGCTTTCAAAAAGGTTCTTAACGATTATAATCCAGATAGAGTAAAATTTATGACATGTCAGGATGTGGAAGATGAATTAGAAGAAGGATTACTATTAATTAAAGAATTAGTTAATTATGCCAGTCAATTCAAAAGAGAAGCGATTGATGTAGGAGAATTAATTGTAGGGCTTAAATGTGGTGGTTCAGATGGATTTTCAGGCATCACTGCAAATCCAATTATTGGTGAATTTTCAGATATTTTAATAGCACTAGGCGGATCAACTATTTTGACCGAGGTGCCAGAGATGTTTGGAGCCGAAACGATATTGATGGAAAGAGCTATAGATAAGCATGTTTTTGAGAAAATTGTAAAATTGATTAATAATTTTAAAAAATATTTTATATTCCATAATCAACCAATATATGAAAATCCTTCTACAGGCAATATTGAAGGTGGTATTTCAACATTAGAGGAAAAATCACTTGGTTGTACACAAAAAGGGGGTAGCTCTCTAGTTGTTGATGTATTAGATTATGGAGATACTCTTACAAAGAATGGATTAAATCTTTTAAATGCGCCAGGCAACGATGGTGTCTCAACAACAGCTTTAGCTGCAGCAGGCTGTCACATAATATTATTTTCAACAGGTAGAGGTACACCCTTTGGTACAATTGTGCCAACATTTAAAATTTCTACTAATAGTGTTTTATATAAAAGAAAGAAAAATTGGATAGATTTTGATGCAGGTAGACTACTTAGTGGTGAAACCAAAAAAGCTTTAGCTGATGAGCTTTTTTCTCTTG